Genomic DNA from Lactuca sativa cultivar Salinas chromosome 8, Lsat_Salinas_v11, whole genome shotgun sequence:
TGATTTTCCAATAGTTATAATgatatgaaataaataattataatgcAATGAAATGTTtggaaattaatttatttttaaatattatgattAGAAAGGAGGATGAAATATTTGATCGACTCAACTGAAGTTGTTGGGTTAAGTAACCCATATATTCACATAGTATTCcttagtttcttttatttataaaaatagatCAACGATATTTCACACATtagtataaaataatattaatcaaAGATTAAGAGGAAAATTCAAATATAAATTGGATCCCATTTGCCCCAATGAAGGTAGGTGTAAACTGATAAACGGCCTCATTCTTACATTACACAATAGTCAATCTACCTTCAACCTCCATCCATAAAGCCAACACACAAACTCTTCTatccatcttcatcttcatcttcactcAAACATTAAGATTGATCCAAAATTAACTCAAAAGAAACAAACACAACACAAAGAAAACGTCCATGGAGTCTGTGATCTCAGAGCTAGAAGGAACCCTTTTGAAGAACCATGATCCTTTCTCTTACTTCATGCTAGTAGCTTTCGAAGCCTCTGGCTTAATCCGGTTTGCATCCTTGTTACTATTTTGGCCGATCATCAAGTTACTAGATGCATGCGGGAAGCCTGACTTTGGCCTGAAGTTGGCCATCTTTCTTGCCACCGCCGGAGTTCCCATGTCTGAAATTGAATCGGTGGCGAGGGCAGTTCTACCCAAGTTTTACTTCGATGATCTTGATTTGGATGCTTGGAGGATTCTTAACATGTGTGATCGAAGGGTGGTAGTGACCAAAATGCCTAGGGTGATGGTTGAGCGGTTCGTGAAGGAGCATTTACGTGCTGATGAGGTTATCGGGACTGAGCTTGTGGTGAGCCGGTTTGGGTTCGCCACCGGTTTAGTTCAGGATTGTGGGTTCGGTTCATCTGTTTATGATCGTGTTTCAGCCATGTTTGAAGGTCAGCAACCAAGCTTAGGGATCGGAAAATGTCATTCTGGTTCTTCATTCTTGAACCTATCCAAGGTATGGAATATAATGCAAATTTTACGTATAGTTTAAGAAACATGAATTGTTTATTGATGAATATTACAAATAACATGCAAATGATGAGATTATGGTTTTTTGTAGGAACAAGTAAGTGCACCATATATAATCAAAGACTACCAGAAGCACAGAACCCACCAAGAACTCCGCCCGGTGCCGGTGATCTTTCACGATGGCCGCCTGGTTAAAAGGCCGACGCCTTCCACCGCCCTGCTCATCCTCCTCTGGATTCCACTAGGTGTCATCCTCGCAATCATTCGTATCATGGTCGGCGTTGTGTTGCCAATGTGGGCTATTCCTTATGTGGCATGCATCTTCGGTTCCAAAGTCATAGTGAAAGGAGTCCCTCCACCACCACCGTCTGCTTCCAACGGCGGTGTTCTCTTTGTTTGCACCCATCGGAGTTTAATGGATCCTGTGGTTTTATCCACCGTCCTCCAACGGAGTATCCCCGCCGTCACCTACTCCATATCAAGATTATCCGAGATCCTATCGCCCATCCCCACCGTCCGTTTGACCCGGGTCCGCCACGTCGATGCCGATAGAATAAAAAAGGAACTATCCAGAGGTGATCTGGTAGTTTGCCCAGAAGGTACAACTTGCAGAGAGCCCTTTTTGCTCCGGTTCAGTGCACTTTTCGCCGAACTAACAGACCGGATAGTTCCGGTGGCCATGAACTACCGGGTGGGGTTTTTCCATGCAACGACGGCAAAGGGTTGGAAAGGGTTAGACCCGATATTCTTTTTCATGAACCCTAGGCCGGTTTATGAGGTTACATTCTTGAACCAGTTGCCGGCGGAGGCTACTTGCTCGTCGGGAAAAAGCCCACACGACGTCGCAAATTACGTTCAAAGAATCTTGGCGGCGACGCTAGGGTTTGAGTGCACAAACTTTACAAGGAAAGACAAGTACAGAGTTCTTGCTGGAAATGATGGAACAGTGTCGTACACGACGGTGTTGGGTCGGGTCCAGAAGATGGGAAAAACCGTGAGGAAGGTGGTGGGTACAGTTAAACCGTTTATTTTTAATTAGTTGATGGTAATTAATAATATGATCATAATTGTGTGTTTTTTTACATGTAATAATCTTcacttttttttttactattgttcctaaagattttttTGTATCTTATTTTTGCATAACAAAGTTTAATAATATTTGTGGATTGATGATTCTTTCTTGCATTATATCCATTTcatatattttgtaattaatcAGTAGTAAAAACTAAAAAGCGTTAAACCTAAATTGAATGTCTTCTATACTCAAGAATCAAGACCAACTCTTAGAAAATATGGTCTTTAGAGCTTAGGGCCCGATATGCCCGGTCCACTCTTAACAATTTCTAACCTTCAAACTTGGGCCTTGAGCGACCTTAAGTGGCCTTCATTTTggatttatctttttttttttaatgttcttTTCTACTTTTCCAAAGATCTTATTTAACACATTTCATCCTAGTAACTAGTGTAATATCCGCTCCTTGGTGTTTTTCTGATTAACGTACTTGGTGCCAATTTTTATAACAATGGGGATAATAACTTAAAAGACCAGAGGGTGGGAGAGGGTGGGGGGAAGCTCCCCTCACTTTTTATGAGCCATACCCTCttttccctaacttttttttcccTCACCTAAAAGCTAAGGAATGGGTGTGAAACCTttccctcactttttttttttaaaatatatttcatacatatattatacttattttgtagggaattaaaaaccatgaattttaatatattttttatatttttttagtaggtacataattttataaatattaaaaaaaaacaaacaaaaaaaacaaaacaaaacctgACCAATAGCATGAAGGGAGAGAGTGCGGCACCCCCTCCCCACATCTCTTTCCCACACATGTTTTCCATCACCTTTCCCTCACCCACGGAGTGGTGTACAGGAGTGAGGGAAGCTTCCCTCACCCCTTTCCTGCACTCACTCCATCCGGCCTAAGGGTAATATAGTTTTGTTTTTGTGCACATTTAGGtatttatgcttttttttttttttgtaaacataAGACCATCGAATTTGTTTGGATTTTTCACAAAACATATTAGATCGGTTGATTTATGTTTTCCAGttaaaaatgttttgtttttataTACACTTAGTCACCCATGTTTTGTTTTGTATACATCTAGTCATGTATGTTTTGCTTTTGTATAAACTTAGTCACTTATCATGTGTTTGATTTTTTCCAAAAGTTCATAAATCAAGTTCATGTGCTCAACTAATATAAAACTCAGAGTTTATGTGCTCATCTAATTAAACTTAAGTTACTAAGTCCATATAGAGAATCAACTTTAAGATATGATTAATTTTTTGTAattagttatttttattattcaaatGTTGACTAGGAGTTGTTAATAGAGTTATCATTTTGAAAGATCCTATATCTGAGAGCATGCTTGCACATATTAATAGCTTAAGTATATATGTTCCAAGAGATGAAAGAGAGCATGCTTGTACACATTAATAGCTTAATTATATATGTTCCAAGAGATGAAAGTGGCACATGAAGTTGCTTGACTTTTTTTATATTAGATTAAAGTTAATTGGTGAATTCCTTGTCTCTAAGCTAGAGGCTCTACCTGATTGCACTCCTAAtgaatttgattattttgaagatgTGTTGAAGGTTGGTCCCGATCTTGTTAGCATTTGTATGCTCAAAGTAAACATATTTGGCTTAGAGTATGTAGATATTGTATGTTTTGCTTTTGTACAAATTTAGTCACTCATAATGTGTATATTTATCATGTGTTTGATTTTTTTCCAGAAGTTCAAGAATCGAGTTCATGTGTTCAGCTAATAATAAAACCTAGAGTTCATGTGTTCATCTAAAAAAACGCAAGTTACTAAGTTCATATAGAGAACTATGCTTAAGACATGATAAACTTTTATAGTTACGATTTGTTTTTATTGTTCAAATGTTGTCTATGAGTTGTTAATAGAGTTATCATTTTTGAAAGATTCTATATCTGAGAGCATGCTTGTAcatattaataacttaattatatatatatatatatatatatatatatatgttccaaGATATGAAAGAGGCACATGAAGTTGTCTTGACTTTTTTGATTTTAGATTAAAGTTAACTGCTCAATTCCTTGTCTCTAAGCTAGAGTCTCTACATGATAGCACTCCTAATGAATTTGATTCATTTGAAGATGTGTTGAAGGTTGGTCCCGATCTTGTTAACATTCATATGCTCAAAGTAAACCCATTTGGCTTAGAATATGTAGATATTCATTTATATGACTAATAACTGTCATTTGTTTGATTGATAGTTGATGATTCTGCCACTTATTTTTGTAGGAGTAACCTCCTATAGGCAATATAGATTCCAAATTATATGTTAACCAAAACAGATCCATAAAATCTTACCATGTTGAGACAAAGATCGATGGATTGGAGATAGATGAGGTAAATTTCCTCCAACAAGCAACACGAACTTTTCTATTTTCGGAAAAAGATGGAACACTAAAATCCATGAGTAATTAAATATGTACAAAAGAAAAACATAAGTGACTAAATGGTATTTTGTGGATAATTGTAACATCGGAATCTAGGTATTTCCTTTTTAAGCCCTTGATATAAATTATTTGGCAAACAAGACCCTCTATACATTGGATGTACGTGTATGTACGCTTAGCATATATAGGCGCATTGATCAAGAAACTGAGcctcgtatgcggggcgtaaGAGCATGTCCGCAGGGAGTACGTCGCCAAAAGACTAAAATCCTAATTTTCATACTTGATCCCTATTTAAGCTCATTTATGACCTTTGGACCTTATCCATTATTAGCCTCCACACCTTTAAACGTCCCTAAAAACCCTAGTTTCCATTAGATGTGATATTTGAGCTTGAAGTGTTATTAGTGGCCTTTTtggtgtgtttgcaagaaagaGAAGTTGGTGAGCAAGCCTTAGATGTGGTTGAGCTTCAATATCTTGAATCTACATCATCTCgagaagcttttggaggtaaaaagctcatatCTTGTTGATCCTTTTGCTAGATAGAGTTAGGGTTTGTTCATAAGCTCGTTTTTGGTCCATGGAGTATCTATTTTGAGTTTGGGAAACTCCAAAAGCTTGTAATGTTAAATCTTAGTCCCTTTGGCatgttagaagcataaaaatgttattttggaGATTTTTATGGTACCATGCATAAGTGTAAAATTTTAAAGTAAGTCTTAATGGAAAAAAAGGATGTTGGGCTCCCACaaggcatgcaaaggcataaagttgccaactttatgcactAGGACCCCTTAAATGACTAAGATCTAGAATTTGACGAAGTGGTTgcatggattaagcacttaatggattaataagctTAACAACTTAGTATTCTGGGCATACTAAGTTGTACGATGCACGTTCTGCCTGAAGAtcaagtacgctaagcgtaccgaTAATGTATGATGCGCGTATGCCCAATGGGATAATGGTCAACTTTTAGACTTTTGGACTTTTGGGCCTTAACTAGTTATGGGCCTTGCCTACTTACGTAAGGTGGGGCCAGTTTCCTATTGTGGGACTTGCGTTTCATGGTTTAGGCCTTTTGGGCCATAGGGTCCGTTATTGTAGATAGGTCGAATATAGTTAGGACCGTTAAGGGATGGGCGTAACGGGTCATAATATAGGTGTTGGACTTAGGGTTTTGGCTAATGTATTGAGTCTGGGGCCTAATTCTAATTAGGGTAATTTGTGTATATTCAATGTGAGATTGTCAGATTGGTAGCCGAGTAGTCAGTATATACcagcagactgaggtgagtcttctcactatatcaatgggtcgaaggcaccaatgccggcccattactTGACATACAGAATGATAGTTGTCTATGTGTTTGTATGAATGAAAGACCTTAGGGGTATCTTGTGgcacttgtatggaagaccatgggagtaGCCCATGGCATGgaagaccataggggtagcccaaGGCACTTAGATGTCAAACCATctggtagcccatgacacttagatATCAGACCATGAGGGTAGCCAATGACATTTGAGGGAAAAGACCATGCGAGTAGCCCATGGCAATCATATGTATGTTGTGTGGCATTTTGCGATTGTttgttatgtggtatttgggaactcactaagcttttgcttacagtttgtattgtgatttcaggtacttccgatactAAGGGGAATGGTCCGACTTGATGGCACAACATTCACTCTCCACTATTTTCTGCACTTACTGATACTGTTACTTTGATAATTGAACATAGGgctgcaaacgagccgagccgagctcgagcctgaccaggctcgggctcggctcgtttaaatatttataggcttgagctcgagctcggctcattTCGAGCCTTGTGGTACAAAGCTCGAGATCGGCTCGTTAAGAATTGTATGGGCTCGAGCTCGGTTTAGGATTGGCTCGTATACGATATACTCTAATTTCACGAGCCTAATTGAGCCAAGTAacagaggctcgagctcgagctcgtttaataaacaaccctaatattaagctcgagcttggctcaggctcgtttaaaatcgatctcgagtcgagcttttaacgattcgATCTCGaatagctcacgagtagcttgtctcgtttgcacccctaattAAACATGTTTAAGTGTAATGGAATTTGGAAACAAGTTATGGATgtaatttcctttttgaaaatgaaaaattttatttggaatttgggttgttacaagttggtatcagagccttggtttgagggatttgggcacaccctttggtgtgtcagaactcaaactgaagaaatgataatcttttcaaaagaaaaaagaaatcgaATTTttctggaaaaaggttttcttaagtAAAAGGGAGAGTGCAATGCGTGCGATCGGCCGAGTGCAAGTAAGTGTTTCCCCAAAAAAAAATAAACCATGCTTATGTATTGCAACTAGTATGTTGATATGTGAAGTGCATGCTAAagtagggctaaggatacctttaTGGGCTATGTGATAAAATTGCCTGATTTGTGTGATACCTTATAGCCTAGGAAATTTGATGCTATATTTTTCTTGGAATCaatgtgttggatatagtgtctaagtccataactttatttggtatgtacttgatccgacccggcatggtccatttgggttgcatggcattgcaatacttggatagactaaatgagagaatatggcacttatgattattaatatattataagttctaatatattaataattgtgttatttaattagtattgatcaagtattaatctagtattaatttggtgatcaaagtgagactaattaaatagatagggttgattatgacaatcatcaattcttttttggtggattaatgatccatggtttatgggttatggatgtaaccatttggagctccatggatagtccatgggagttacaaacccatgggtcatgagaaatgaagagtcatgacaattatgggtcttcttaatgaaaccctgattatgacaccactataaaaggaaccctttggctagcaaaatcgtgacctagtgttactagagagggcataaccgattttgagtgctagaagtattctctaaagttattccaagttttgtggtgttgtgtgaagcatttgaggcacaacatttggggtgctaggctcacaaagtcttgaaggaatccaagcaacaacaaggtatgtatttctactagtttttatgtttcatatattccccatgccatgctagttaggaaataaccttgaaaaagaaatttgcatgtatatagagaaaacatagattcaaggttattagggttgcatgtacacttaggaagtgttagaatgctcaaaacccatcaatggtatcagagcctaggattgttttctatatacttgatgcaaaactgcttgaaaatcgaaaattctgctcactgtcgactggactcgccgagttcatggggaggactcgccgagtccatgtacaaattcatcctactcgtcgagtaggatcatgcactcgatgagtaggtgcgtgctgggcagtctttttgtgttttgttgctggaaatggattaaaatcattatcccaatctgttttggacttgaaaaactgtgtttcaaaatgataatgattatgttaacccattttcacatgacttttatcaattttcaagaattgtatatgttaatatgattcatgaaattgattggcatgaatttgtgttc
This window encodes:
- the LOC111919765 gene encoding glycerol-3-phosphate acyltransferase 5 → MESVISELEGTLLKNHDPFSYFMLVAFEASGLIRFASLLLFWPIIKLLDACGKPDFGLKLAIFLATAGVPMSEIESVARAVLPKFYFDDLDLDAWRILNMCDRRVVVTKMPRVMVERFVKEHLRADEVIGTELVVSRFGFATGLVQDCGFGSSVYDRVSAMFEGQQPSLGIGKCHSGSSFLNLSKEQVSAPYIIKDYQKHRTHQELRPVPVIFHDGRLVKRPTPSTALLILLWIPLGVILAIIRIMVGVVLPMWAIPYVACIFGSKVIVKGVPPPPPSASNGGVLFVCTHRSLMDPVVLSTVLQRSIPAVTYSISRLSEILSPIPTVRLTRVRHVDADRIKKELSRGDLVVCPEGTTCREPFLLRFSALFAELTDRIVPVAMNYRVGFFHATTAKGWKGLDPIFFFMNPRPVYEVTFLNQLPAEATCSSGKSPHDVANYVQRILAATLGFECTNFTRKDKYRVLAGNDGTVSYTTVLGRVQKMGKTVRKVVGTVKPFIFN